A genomic region of Haemorhous mexicanus isolate bHaeMex1 chromosome 14, bHaeMex1.pri, whole genome shotgun sequence contains the following coding sequences:
- the LOC132333881 gene encoding ras-like protein family member 11A-like, translated as MLLIPEHTMSQYSTNFLLLPIPEYPVLDCAPNKIIKLVVLGGSGVGKTALVVRFLTKRFIGDYEANTGALYSRKFTIDGEQISLQVQDTPFVSLEDDTDSICCQEQINRSIYWADGFVFVFSITDYESFRLLRPLHQHIRRIHPNANIPLLLMANKGDLLRARQVSSKEGLQLATELGGTYCEVSARESCEGVHEAFQQLCQELSRSGSSCNGEKRRGLHLVRPKSPNMQDLKRRLKQALTSKGKSATTL; from the exons ATGCTCCTCATCCCTGAGCACACGATGTCTCAGTACTCCACCaacttcctgctgctgcccatcccGGAGTACCCCGTGCTGGACTGCGCGCCCAACAAAATCATCaagctggtggtgctgggcgGCAGCGGCGTGGGCAAGACAG CCCTGGTCGTGCGCTTCCTCACAAAGAGATTTATTGGGGACTACGAAGCCAACACTG GTGCTTTGTATTCCAGGAAGTTCACCATAGATGGGGAGCAGATCTCTCTGCAGGTGCAGGACACTCCCTTTGTCTCATTGGAG GATGACACAGACAGCatctgctgccaggagcagataAACCGCTCCATCTACTGGGCCGACGGCTTCGTGTTCGTGTTCTCCATCACGGACTACGAGAGCTTCCGCCTGCTGCGCCCGCTGCACCAGCACATCCGCAGGATCCACCCCAACGCCAACATCCCCCTGCTGCTCATGGCCAACAAGGGCGACCTGCTGCGGGCCAGGCAGGTGTCCTccaaggaggggctgcagctggccaCCGAGCTGGGCGGCACCTACTGTGAGGTGTCGGCGCGGGAGAGCTGCGAGGGCGTGCACGAGGccttccagcagctgtgccaggagctcagcaggagcGGCAGCAGCTGCAACGGGGAGAAGAGGAGAGGTCTCCACCTGGTGCGGCCCAAGTCGCCCAACATGCAGGACTTGAAGAGGCGTTTGAAGCAGGCTCTGACTTCCAAAGGCAAATCTGCCACCACGCTTTGA